The Anas acuta chromosome 2, bAnaAcu1.1, whole genome shotgun sequence genome contains a region encoding:
- the CMC1 gene encoding COX assembly mitochondrial protein homolog: MEPPPGAAENSKLRHVEKDVLIPVIMRDRAKELCSDKVQAFTKCCKETGFLMVVKCRKENTALKDCLVGYYSDPSFYEECKTEYLKQREEYRATGIKKKKQKITSNI, encoded by the exons AGAATTCTAAGCTGAGACATGTAGAAAAAGATGTCTTGATTCCAGTAATAATGAGAGACCGAGCCAAGGAGCTTTGTTCAGATAAAGTGCAAG cATTTACTAAATGCTGTAAAGAAACCGGTTTTCTCATGGTGGTGAAGTGTCGGAAAGAGAACACAGCACTGAAGGACTGCCTGGTTGGCTA CTATTCTGATCCGTCATTCTATGAAGAATGCAAAACAGAATATttgaagcaaagagaagaataCAGAGCAACTggaattaagaaaaagaaacagaagattacttcaaatatataa
- the AZI2 gene encoding 5-azacytidine-induced protein 2 — translation MEELIEDDICILNHEKADNSHKRDGEIPVSAYSGDESVASHFALVTAYEDIKKRLKETEKENSVLKKRVRILEEKLLGSRLEEERSSVGREQVNKAYQAYREACIDRDNLKSKLDKIKKETAESLKALNEQLQSKEVELLQLKTEVETQQVMRNLNCNQSNWEIEKLNSDLKVHSLEQDLENLKQECSSLRKELQKYKQKDQAQDGKPVNGDHPQRQDIQSVQQAYWDLKREMSNLQLVTEVQAEVLRKLKTSSTPTKKAASSAPVQCVDLKNVPKLNLMSGVVYKKFSQNDQVLCNAVPPPLLRDGKSPSERVTLQAWTDERPIPVDGKTFQEHHSYGKSSLEDNSWVFPSPPKPNENVFWEMKNKTTSLNCPADYLDQCNQNCLHKS, via the exons ATGGAGGAGCTGATAGAGGATGACATCTGCATTTTGAACCATGAGAAAGCAGACAACAGTCATAAGAGAGATGGGGAGATTCCTGTTTCAGCTTACAGTGGAGATGAGTCTGTTGCTTCCCACTTTGCCCTTGTCACCGCATATGAAGACATCAAGAAGCGGCTAAAGGAGACAGAGAAGGAGAACTCcgttttaaagaaaagagtgaGAATTTTAGAGGAGAAG CTGCTTGGCTCCCGACTGGAGGAAGAGCGCAGTTCAGTTGGCCGCGAACAAGTAAATAAGGCGTACCAAGCCTATCGGGAGGCCTGCATTGACCGAGAtaatctgaaaagcaaactgGATAAAATA aaaaaagaaactgcagaatCCTTGAAAGCCTTGAATGAACAGTTGCAGTCTAAGGAAGTAGAGCTCTTGCAACtaaaaacagaagtggaaaCTCAGCAAG TCATGAGAAATCTGAATTGTAATCAGTCCAACTGGGAAATAGAGAAGTTGAACAGTGACCTGAAAGTGCATAGTCTGGAACAGGATCTAGAAAACCTCAAGCAAGAGTGCAGTAGTCTCAGAAAGGAATTGCAAAAATATAAGCAGAAG GACCAGGCTCAAGATGGAAAGCCAGTAAATGGAGACCACCCCCAAAGGCAAGACATTCAGAG tgtGCAACAAGCATATTGGGATCTGAAGAGAGAAATGTCTAATTTGCAGCTAGTGACTGAAGTGCAAGCTGAGGTTCTAcgaaaactgaaaacaagctCAACACCGACCAAGAAAG ctgcctCTTCTGCACCAGTACAATGTGTTGACTTGAAGAATGTTCCGAAGTTGAACTTGATGTCTGGGGTGGTCTATAAAAAATTCTCCCAAAATGATCAAGTACTGTGCAATGCTGTACCTCCCCCTCTGCTGAGAGATGGGAAAAGCCCATCTGAAAGAGTGACTCTGCAAGCATGGACAGATGAGAGACCCATTCCAGTTGATGGTAAAACGTTCCAGGAACACCATTCGTATGGAAAGAGTTCTCTGGAAGATAATTCCTGGGTATTCCCAAGTCCTCCAAAACCTAACGAGAATGTGTtttgggaaatgaaaaataaaacaacttcgTTAAACTGTCCAGCAGATTACCTGGATCAGTGTAATCAGAACTGTCTGCACAAGAGCTAA